A region from the Phycisphaerales bacterium genome encodes:
- the infB gene encoding translation initiation factor IF-2: protein MAKRVFELAKELGIDSKAIVAKCHAEGISKDTIKGHMSSISAGLEMTIREWFSEATHGTTAVENAAPVDLEKVRVAKPSRRKAAAKKADEVDAPESVESAVAVEDAPAAPKSRSRTKTTPISSDGAPEPHSQANADPKPELPKPEAPVEVVDPGTLAATKIMPTMPVSEPKAPETKAPEAKPAETTVRPAAVADKPATTPPPRDGGSAAPTPTRKTPSAPPAPMNVPRRPKVIAPAGPQLEVRSPVKLAGPKIVRVEAPEQIEAPRPRRAPAGPGGPSRGPRTGAGAGGPAFDDDSGRNSRRRGAGAGAGASGPNNKRSSGTGVPDKRRGRSGTDWVGSTQGIFSEQDLIEREARLARAGGFVKKHKQDLRRPGQGMRDAGPKDTKVKIAAPFTIKDLSAATGVKAAEIVKKLFLQGVMATVNSGIDPVKAQEIMIDFNLELEVVEAKTAEEAVSAQYESRDSVDQRPRGPVVTILGHVDHGKTSLLDKIRNANVAAGEAGGITQRTSAFRVPLTVAGEQKEVVFLDTPGHEAFTSMRSRGANMTDVVVLVVSAPEGVMPQTIESISHAKAAGVPIVVALNKIDRPDATEAQIQKTLGQLAEHGLNPVDWGGDTEVVKTSATTGQGIPELLETLDYQAQLKELKADFGGHARGTVIEARTEEGRGTVASLLVQDGELSVGDFVVAGRGFGRIREILDDRGTRIKAATPPMPVLISGIDEVPDAGDKFYVVDSLKEAQEAADQRRQRERQARLAQPKVTLDSLFGQIADKDIKEILVVLKVAEQGTADVLKAECEKVKGDEVKVRVLHAAVGGITESDVVLADASKAIVIGFNVIPSGKARSVAEQKGVEIRTYQVIYEIVDDLRKAAEGLLTPELRQEILGHAEVRKVFKVTRVGNIAGCYVTDGTVQRDAFIRVTRNGVVIENDRKLAQLKRVKDDAKEVRAGMECGMKIDGYDDIKEGDVLECYKRVEVKRTL, encoded by the coding sequence TTGGCAAAACGCGTATTCGAGTTGGCGAAAGAACTGGGAATCGATTCTAAGGCCATCGTGGCCAAGTGCCACGCCGAGGGAATCTCCAAGGACACCATCAAGGGTCACATGTCCAGCATCTCCGCCGGACTCGAGATGACCATCCGTGAGTGGTTCTCCGAGGCGACCCACGGCACGACCGCCGTCGAGAACGCCGCTCCCGTGGACCTCGAAAAGGTTCGCGTCGCCAAGCCCTCGCGTCGGAAGGCCGCCGCCAAGAAGGCCGACGAGGTCGATGCGCCGGAATCCGTCGAATCCGCAGTCGCCGTCGAAGACGCACCCGCTGCTCCAAAGTCGCGTTCTCGCACCAAGACAACGCCCATCTCCTCCGACGGCGCTCCCGAGCCACACTCGCAGGCCAATGCAGATCCAAAGCCCGAACTACCCAAGCCCGAAGCCCCCGTCGAAGTCGTCGATCCAGGCACGCTCGCGGCCACCAAGATCATGCCCACCATGCCGGTCTCGGAGCCAAAGGCCCCCGAAACCAAGGCTCCCGAAGCCAAGCCCGCCGAGACCACGGTCCGTCCTGCCGCCGTCGCCGACAAGCCGGCAACCACTCCTCCACCACGAGATGGTGGCTCCGCCGCGCCAACTCCAACACGCAAGACACCATCGGCCCCGCCTGCGCCCATGAATGTTCCGCGTCGGCCCAAGGTCATCGCCCCTGCGGGACCGCAACTCGAAGTCCGCTCTCCCGTCAAACTCGCGGGCCCCAAGATCGTCCGCGTTGAAGCGCCGGAACAGATCGAAGCCCCGCGCCCACGCCGCGCACCCGCGGGACCTGGCGGTCCCTCGCGAGGCCCGCGCACCGGGGCGGGCGCCGGCGGCCCGGCCTTTGACGATGACTCAGGCCGCAACTCCCGTCGTCGGGGCGCTGGTGCCGGTGCAGGCGCCTCAGGCCCCAACAACAAACGCTCCAGCGGCACAGGCGTCCCCGACAAGCGCCGAGGCCGCTCCGGCACAGACTGGGTCGGCTCCACCCAGGGCATCTTCTCCGAGCAGGACCTCATCGAGCGCGAGGCGCGCCTCGCCCGCGCCGGCGGCTTCGTCAAGAAGCACAAGCAGGACCTGCGTCGTCCCGGCCAGGGCATGCGCGACGCCGGCCCCAAGGACACCAAGGTCAAGATCGCCGCACCCTTCACCATCAAGGACCTCTCCGCCGCCACAGGCGTCAAGGCCGCAGAGATCGTCAAGAAACTCTTCCTCCAGGGCGTCATGGCCACCGTCAACTCCGGCATCGACCCCGTGAAGGCCCAGGAGATCATGATCGACTTCAACCTCGAACTCGAGGTTGTCGAGGCCAAGACCGCCGAAGAAGCCGTCAGCGCCCAGTACGAGAGCCGTGACTCCGTCGACCAGAGGCCCCGCGGCCCCGTCGTCACCATCCTCGGGCACGTCGACCACGGCAAGACCAGCCTCCTCGACAAGATCCGAAACGCCAACGTCGCCGCGGGCGAGGCGGGCGGCATCACCCAGCGCACCAGCGCCTTCCGAGTCCCTCTCACCGTCGCCGGCGAGCAGAAGGAAGTCGTCTTCCTCGACACGCCGGGCCACGAGGCCTTCACCTCCATGCGCTCTCGCGGCGCCAACATGACCGACGTGGTCGTCCTCGTGGTCTCTGCGCCCGAGGGCGTCATGCCTCAGACCATTGAGAGCATCAGCCACGCCAAGGCCGCAGGCGTCCCCATCGTCGTCGCCCTCAACAAGATCGACCGCCCCGACGCCACCGAGGCCCAGATCCAGAAAACCCTCGGCCAACTCGCCGAACATGGCCTCAACCCTGTCGATTGGGGCGGCGACACCGAGGTCGTCAAGACCTCCGCCACCACAGGCCAGGGCATCCCCGAACTCCTCGAAACTCTCGACTACCAGGCCCAACTCAAGGAACTCAAAGCCGACTTCGGCGGGCACGCGCGAGGCACCGTCATCGAGGCCCGCACCGAGGAAGGCCGGGGCACCGTCGCCAGCCTCCTCGTCCAGGATGGCGAACTCAGCGTCGGCGACTTCGTCGTCGCCGGGCGCGGCTTCGGCCGAATCCGCGAGATCCTCGACGACCGCGGCACGCGCATCAAAGCCGCCACGCCGCCGATGCCTGTCCTCATCTCCGGCATCGACGAGGTCCCCGACGCCGGCGATAAGTTCTATGTCGTCGACTCCCTCAAAGAGGCCCAGGAAGCCGCCGACCAGCGCCGCCAGCGCGAGCGTCAGGCCCGCCTCGCCCAGCCCAAGGTCACCCTCGACTCCCTCTTCGGGCAGATCGCCGACAAGGACATCAAGGAGATCCTCGTCGTCCTCAAGGTCGCCGAGCAAGGCACCGCCGACGTCCTCAAGGCCGAGTGCGAGAAGGTCAAAGGCGACGAGGTCAAGGTCCGCGTCCTCCACGCCGCCGTCGGCGGGATCACCGAGAGCGACGTCGTCCTCGCCGACGCCTCCAAGGCCATCGTCATCGGCTTCAACGTCATCCCCTCGGGCAAGGCCCGCTCCGTCGCCGAGCAGAAGGGCGTTGAGATCCGAACCTACCAGGTCATCTACGAGATCGTGGACGACCTCAGGAAGGCCGCCGAAGGACTCCTCACCCCCGAACTCCGCCAGGAGATCCTGGGCCACGCCGAGGTCCGAAAGGTCTTCAAGGTCACCAGGGTCGGCAACATCGCCGGCTGCTACGTCACCGACGGCACCGTCCAGCGCGACGCCTTCATCCGCGTCACCCGCAACGGCGTTGTCATCGAGAACGACCGCAAACTCGCCCAACTCAAACGCGTCAAGGACGACGCCAAGGAAGTCCGCGCTGGCATGGAATGCGGCATGAAGATCGACGGCTACGACGACATCAAGGAGGGCGACGTCCTCGAGTGCTACAAGCGAGTCGAGGTCAAGAGAACGCTCTAA
- a CDS encoding DUF503 domain-containing protein, with translation MLIAILQFDLLIHGSTSLKDKRRVVSSVKDRLHREHMAAVAEIGSLESHSVARLGLALVGSDEKYLAQTLDRIALKLRALHDAELGDCRRDIIAGREPDEMDPVEIDLPDPFLAQELLRHADSTNSDHKAP, from the coding sequence ATGCTCATCGCCATCCTCCAGTTCGACCTCCTCATCCATGGCTCCACGTCCCTCAAGGACAAGCGCCGAGTCGTCTCCTCCGTCAAGGACCGCCTCCACCGCGAGCACATGGCCGCCGTCGCCGAAATCGGATCGCTCGAGAGCCACTCCGTCGCCCGCCTCGGACTCGCCCTCGTCGGCAGCGACGAAAAATACCTCGCCCAGACCCTCGACCGAATCGCCCTCAAACTTCGTGCTCTCCACGACGCCGAACTGGGTGATTGCCGCCGAGACATCATCGCCGGCCGCGAGCCAGACGAAATGGACCCCGTCGAGATTGACCTGCCCGACCCCTTCCTCGCCCAGGAACTCCTCCGCCACGCCGACTCAACCAACTCGGACCACAAAGCCCCGTGA
- the rbfA gene encoding 30S ribosome-binding factor RbfA: MSHRPEQLASSIHHAIQQVLAKGLSDPRVSGLITITSVKVSKDLRDATILFSVLPEDRQDLTLHGLRNAERHIRRQAGELIDIRQLPAFHFKLDVTPKKQAAVLESLERVREEHNSPTAPGFSSTPQPDPDRGATH, encoded by the coding sequence GTGAGCCACAGACCAGAACAACTCGCCTCCAGCATCCACCACGCCATCCAGCAGGTCCTCGCCAAAGGCCTCAGCGATCCCCGCGTCTCCGGCCTCATCACCATCACCAGCGTCAAAGTCTCCAAAGACCTCCGCGACGCCACGATTCTTTTCTCCGTCCTCCCCGAAGATCGCCAGGATCTCACGCTTCATGGCCTGCGCAACGCCGAACGCCACATCCGTCGCCAGGCCGGCGAACTCATCGACATCCGCCAACTCCCCGCCTTCCACTTCAAACTCGACGTCACGCCAAAGAAGCAGGCCGCCGTTCTCGAAAGCCTCGAGCGCGTCCGCGAAGAGCACAACTCTCCGACCGCCCCGGGCTTCTCCTCCACGCCCCAGCCGGATCCAGACCGCGGAGCCACCCACTGA